The window CTTCCAATAGACTGCTTGGCAAAATTTGCTGAACTACGGCATCAATCCAACGCCTACAGGGCCATATTACATCACAATACATTTTTTCCATGAACTCAGCAAAAAGAATTTGTCAAAATTTGCTTGAAACAATGTTCTCTACATTACATGAACTCTACCTCCATACGCACAAGCTGAAACTCTCCCACTTCATGCAAGATTAGTAACATCAATTGCAACCCCCACATTGGTCTCACACTCTTAATCCCACCAAAGTTGCTAATGGTGACAGGCATCAAGCCATCTAACAAAATATTTCAACAAGCATCCCGCAACCCACATGTTGCCGTAGAATCGTGAAGCCAAAGGCACCATTGGCAACATCCTGTTTGATGCAGTTCCAGATTATATTCGACGGGGCATGATCCTTGGACCTTGGTCTTGTTGAGTTCACTTGGGCAGTTGCATATTCAGGTCCATCATGAGAGCTTACCAACCACGCTACATATTTACGGGCAAAGGAGGGTATGTGCTAGACAAGGGCGCTCCAAACTGCGGAATCTCCTTCACCACAGCGAGCATGTACATCCTTGATCTTCTCGACAGACTTGCATATGCCACTGCAGCTCCAATCGAAAGACGCTACACAGACATTGCCAGCTTGCCCTTTCCACTCACAATCTGAGTTTGTATTCACATTAAGGGCAAAGCAGAAAAAAAGTATGTAAAGGAAACATTATTCAGTATGAGGAAACAGACCAGGTGGAGTTCCGCAGCACATGTTCCTTTCATCAATGTGATTAACTTCCAAACCAATGAACCATGATCCAAGTGATACGTCTTCATTTGCATATTTGTGCAAGATAGGCCTGATAAAGATCACTTACATCGTTAGTTTTCTTTTGTATGACCACACACCCTTTTGTATGGCAGGAACATTAACAAAACATACTGATTGATTGAAATATAAGTCACAAGATCTTTCGAAATGGCGTATATCTGCCCCGTAGCATGACGGAAGTATTTATTTCCTTCCTCCCCAAATTTCCAGTACTCAGGTTCATGGTACTTCACATTCCTATATGAATTGAGCAGGTTCAAGCAGGCATCTATTAGTACTTCAAATCTAGCATTTAAATTGATATTGTAAGACAGTGGAGTAAACATTACTTGTCAGCAAGAACTGGGCCTGACTTCATGCAGCCAATATATGTTCTTGGTTTTGATTTATGCCGAGCAAGGGTAGTGGCAAGCATTCCTGTTTTTGTCATGTGCATGCACCAATAAACAAAATTGAGATAAAAACACTACAAGAGGAAATTATTGTGTCTAAGGAAACGATAAGCACCTAAGTTCACATGCACGTCATCATCGACCTTGACGTAGAAGTCAGCATCCCAGATGCCGACAGCGGTTGAGAAGAAAATTTTTGTCTTAGCTGATAGTTCATGATATCCCTCAACATGGTCCTGCATGATGATCCACATGTGGTTAAATAGTTAGGGCTAGCACCAGAAAAGTACAGATCAATTCTCAAGTTATTGAAGAGTACATCCTCACCAGTCTAAGAAAGTCATGGTGCTGGGCATCCTCTGAGTCTATAGCCTTGTCCAGTATACTATTGGATGTAGCACTGTGAAACAAACAAAACAGACTGTTTTATATCCAAATTTTACAAAGTACATTTTTAAGTAAAAGGATGAAAGCATGTAACATTGTGAAAATAAATGTCTGTGGGGGGCTATAAAGAGGCAGTGAATTGAGTTGCATAATTAGACAGACTAGAATGAAGATTGGAGATTTTTTTTCAAgcaagaaaaatcatcaactgGATTACAATTAATGTTATAGAGCTTAGGGACTTAGTGTTTGCAGATTAATGATAAGATCGGCTCTTTGCAAGACTTTGGTAAATCTGAGAGCACAGGGCACATGGGTATATGCTATTATGTCTTGCAGTTCCAAGAATAAAACATTATGATAGTTTAGTTTAGGAATTAGAGATACATAATTATTTTGTGGCTGTAATATTATGATAATTGTTCAGGCATATAGGCGTGAATGAATTATGTGTTTGAATCACAATGATCTGCTCCTGTTGTGGACTGGTGAAAATAAGGCATTGGGAGTTAGTTCATCTATCACGGAACATGAAAACATTCAAATTACTACAAGAGCATGGGAAGAAACAATAAAATGCAGTAAGTAACAAAATTAAAATAATGTGCTAGGAATACAAGAACCATTTCTTTACCTGTGCCCAATAGTGAAGCGGATAACTATTCCCTTCTGTTCCTCTAATTGTTGCAGCTTTTCACCTAATTAAAAGAAGAGACCTTTACTAAAAAATTTGTTGAATGATATCCATAGGAATGGAACTACTATACACACGGATGATACCATGTACAATGTAACCACACCTAAATGAACAGCTACATGTAAGAACGAGCTGTTTGCACCAAATTATAGTATCTAATTCATGAAGCTATCTGGAAAAACTTAGCTTGTAAGATGCTACAAATTTATAAACTCTATAAACTTGCCCCCTATTTTtccctgaggaaggatggaaAAGTACAAGTCTAGCTTATTTCATAAAAAGAGGTTAAGCCAGTCCAAACAGAATCTTATATTAGCTGTACTAATCAAAACCGGTGTGTTTAATAACTGAAGAATGACTGGAAACTAATAATTTAATCATTATGCAAATCTAATAGACATGTCCATGCCGTTATTTGTTCAAAGACTACAAAACAACTACAGACCTTGAGGCATCCAGGTCTCCCGGACTGAATCACGGCGCTTACGGCTGCTGAAAGCGGTGTTGACACCAATGACAACAAATGCCTTTTTTCTTGGCTGGCTAGTTTCAGAGGTTACTGGCGAACCACTAGAACGGAGCAGCTCCAGTGTGCTCCTCTTTGCTGCAAGCTCCATCTGCAGCGTTGAGATGGATTTATCCAATGATCTAACACCATAAAAATAATTCCAAAGAAAAGTTGTCAGATACAGATAACTCGAGCACACTTAAATTCTTAAAATAAATCTCATATGGAATTAAAGGGGCTCACAGTATAGCTTCATGGGTCTTGGTTACCTCTCCCATTATATCCTTGTCTTCCCCATGCTTCTGCATCCAAATTtatattcaaaaatttcagccaAAAACAAAGTAATAAAAATTCATGAAGAAAACATACAAATTGAAAAGGAACCCACCCTCTTTGTATTGTAATCCTCTTTTACAAGTTGCAGCTCTTGATCTTGCCTCTGGCATTGAGACATGATATGGTTGTTGGTATCTGGTGCTGTCCAGAACCTGTAAAACCAACCACAATGATTTCCCAAGGAAAGTGGTAAAAACATAGAAAAAAGGAACTTTTAAATTGAAATATCCCATTTAAGAATGTACTTCAAATTAACCTTTTGAAATCAAGAAACCATGATTATCCTTATAGTAAGATAAGCCTCATGCTCAAAACAGTCACCAAATTAATTAGATTGTATATCTGATCTTGACTTAAGTCTTAGCTCAAGTTTCTATCTAGATATATTTTTGCCAGCAGTACCTATTTTCGTGTAAAGCATAAAAACTGGTTTCTGAAGGGTGAAATTTGATCTTCAATCCAAATCAGTCCTTGACCCATCTTTATATTCAAATATAATATGCCCACCACCACTTATCTTTCAAGTAAAGTATAGAAGTTGGCTTTAAAGATTTATTTTCTATTTCGGAAGGTTGTGGAGGTACATTGAATTGAACGCGGCAATGGCAGAACTGGAGAGAAAATCCAAGGGGGGCAGACAAGCATATGGAATAGTCAATTTCATCCTTAAATTTTCAGCCGAAGCTTAATTTTGTCCCTTAACTACCAAAACAATCATCTCAGTCCTCAAACTTCTCCATCCGGCTCAATTTAATCCTTTGTCCTACATGGCATGCCATGTTGTCATGCCTTGTCACATCTGGTCAGCTATGGTTCATAAAAAATCAacatttct is drawn from Panicum virgatum strain AP13 chromosome 1N, P.virgatum_v5, whole genome shotgun sequence and contains these coding sequences:
- the LOC120656136 gene encoding beta-1,3-galactosyltransferase 7-like, encoding MKGKGGAMDRRSSTRWRMLVLCAFSFGLGMLFTDRFWTAPDTNNHIMSQCQRQDQELQLVKEDYNTKRKHGEDKDIMGEVTKTHEAILSLDKSISTLQMELAAKRSTLELLRSSGSPVTSETSQPRKKAFVVIGVNTAFSSRKRRDSVRETWMPQGEKLQQLEEQKGIVIRFTIGHSATSNSILDKAIDSEDAQHHDFLRLDHVEGYHELSAKTKIFFSTAVGIWDADFYVKVDDDVHVNLGMLATTLARHKSKPRTYIGCMKSGPVLADKNVKYHEPEYWKFGEEGNKYFRHATGQIYAISKDLVTYISINQPILHKYANEDVSLGSWFIGLEVNHIDERNMCCGTPPDCEWKGQAGNVCVASFDWSCSGICKSVEKIKDVHARCGEGDSAVWSALV